One genomic region from Prunus persica cultivar Lovell chromosome G3, Prunus_persica_NCBIv2, whole genome shotgun sequence encodes:
- the LOC18782948 gene encoding thymidine kinase a, translated as MRALSFPPLFFPPKNLNPFSLCNPKSMASFKPSIPLTSDSAASVPSPHTSGEVHVIMGPMFAGKTTALLRRIKSEGNNGRNVAMIKSSKDTRYAIDSVVTHDGAKFPCWALPDLLSFRQNFGGEAYEKLDVIGIDEAQFFEDLYDFCCMAADHDGKTIIVAGLDGDYLRRSFGSVLEIIPLADTVTKLTARCELCGKRAFFTLRKTEETRTELIAGADVYMPVCRQHYVNGQVLMKAARTVVESHKFKSDTFPEVAAVV; from the exons ATGAGAGCACTTTCATTCCCACCTCTCTTCTTCCCTCCCAAAAATTTAAATCCCTTCTCTTTGTGTAACCCTAAATCCATGGCTTCTTTCAAGCCCTCAATTCCCTTGACCAGCGATTCTGCTGCCTCTGTCCCGTCCCCCCACACCTCCGGTGAGGTACATGTTATCATGGGCCCCATGTTCGCCGGCAAAACCACCGCCCTCCTTCGTCGGATCAAGTCCGAGGGCAACAACGGCAG AAATGTGGCAATGATAAAATCCAGTAAGGATACGAGATATGCTATCGATTCGGTTGTGACGCATGATGGGGCAAAGTTTCCGTGCTGGGCGCTGCCCGATCTGTTGTCGTTTAGGCAAAATTTTGGAGGAGAGGCTTATGAGAAG CTTGATGTCATCGGTATTGATGAGGCTCAGTTTTTCGAGGATCTATATGATTTCTGCTGCATGGCTGCTGATCATGATGGAAAAACTATTATTGTTGCAGGCCTGGATGGTGATTACTTGAG GAGGAGTTTTGGCTCAGTGCTTGAAATAATACCTCTGGCTGATACTGTGACCAAGTTGACGGCTCGATGTGAACTCTGTGGCAAACGAGCTTTCTTTACCCTGAGGAAGACAGAAGAGACACGAACCGAACTGATTGCTGGGGCTGATGTCTACATGCCTGTCTGTCGCCAACACTATGTCAATGGACAAGTTCTCATGAAAGCTGCAAGAACTGTTGTGGAGTCTCATAAATTTAAGAGTGACACCTTTCCTGAAGTAGCTGCAGTTGTTTAG